A region of Vigna radiata var. radiata cultivar VC1973A unplaced genomic scaffold, Vradiata_ver6 scaffold_70, whole genome shotgun sequence DNA encodes the following proteins:
- the LOC106779983 gene encoding uncharacterized protein LOC106779983 isoform X1, translated as MDKAVAELQREAADPAILHHHHQCCAGNGIGDSTSLILESRRPHLSSLQIPARSVENALSSFTKTDGPTLISSPGSSRGLPPRPNSARVKSTMKSLLSERSFRAKNGSQDSERTVLIVPDNLPSDCPVDKPSTSKPSTSRSLSLNKILFASSSKATHSLPVTPTANSGAEIVQGRHPGCDSDLTKMEVNQHITRSVSVPVNIKAANLRRADSRRLVRVISARSLLSTGEGISTQNSSGSEIVVEDTSEDIPEEDAVCRICLVELAEGGNTLRMECSCKGELALAHQDCAIKWFSIKGNKTCDVCKQEVLNLPVTLLKISNPQTVSPQPMNAPRPQQIEVTSYRIWQDLSVLILVSMLAYFCFLEELLVSDMGTHALAISLPFSCVLGLLSSMIASTMVNGSYMWAYACFQFAIVILFAHVFYTILNVNAILSVLLSSFTGFGISISLNTLVTEYVRWRMRRLIQSSTTQQLRRDHAHQQQEHQRLHPQLQRPQHEQHQ; from the exons ATGGACAAGGCAGTTGCTGAACTTCAACGTGAGGCAGCAGATCCTGCTATtcttcatcaccatcatcag TGTTGTGCTGGAAATGGGATAGGTGACAGTACCTCCTTGATTCTAGAGTCCAGAAGACCACATCTCTCCTCTCTGCAAATACCAGCAAGGTCAGTGGAAAATGCATTATCCTCTTTCACAAAGACAGATGGTCCTACATTGATATCAAGTCCAGGTTCCAGTAGAGGACTTCCCCCAAGGCCAAATTCAGCAAGAGTCAAGTCCACTATGAAAAGTTTGCTCTCTGAGAGGAGCTTTAGGGCTAAGAATGGTTCACAAGATAGTGAAAGGACAGTTCTTATTGTTCCTGATAACTTACCATCAGATTGTCCTGTGGATAAGCCTTCAACATCTAAGCCTTCAACTTCAAGGTCCCTTTCTCTTAACAAGATTCTGTTTGCTTCATCAAGCAAAGCCACACATTCATTGCCAGTTACTCCAACTGCAAATTCAGGTGCAGAGATTGTACAAGGAAGACATCCAGGGTGTGATTCTGATTTAACT AAAATGGAAGTAAATCAGCACATTACTCGATCGGTTTCCGTTCCGGTTAATATCAAAGCCGCTAATTTAAGACGTGCAGATTCTAGAAGGTTGGTTCGTGTAATTTCGGCAAGATCACTTCTATCAACTGGCGAAGGCATCTCAACTCAGAATTCTTCCGGATCAGAGATTG TTGTTGAAGATACTTCTGAGGATATTCCAGAGGAAGACGCAGTTTGTAGGATTTGTTTGGTAGAGCTTGCAGAAGGAGGTAATACTCTTAGGATGGAATGCAGTTGTAAAGGTGAGCTTGCACTTGCTCACCAAGACTGTGCAATAAAGTGGTTTAGTATCAAAGGAAACAAAACCTGTGACGTCTGCAAGCAAGAAGTCCTTAACCTCCCCGTAACACTCTTGAAAATTTCTAATCCTCAAACTGTTTCTCCACAGCCAATGAATGCACCACGACCACAGCAGATAGAGGTGACTTCTTATAG GATATGGCAGGATTTATCAGTACTTATCTTGGTCAGCATGCTTGCatacttttgttttcttgaggaACTACTG GTTTCAGATATGGGCACTCATGCCCTTGCTATTTCATTGCCTTTCTCCTGTGTTTTGGGACTCCTTTCATCTATGATTGCTTCAACAATGG TGAACGGTAGTTACATGTGGGCCTATGCTTGCTTCCAGTTTGCAATTGTCATCCTGTTTGCTCATGTGTTTTACACAATA CTTAATGTTAATGCCATTCTCTCAGTTCTTCTCTCCTCATTCACTGGATTTGGGATTTCAATCAGCTTGAATACTCTGGTAACGGAATATGTTAGATGGAGAATGAGAAGATTGATTCAATCTTCTACAACACAGCAACTGCGTCGTGATCATGCACACCAGCAGCAAGAACATCAAAGATTGCATCCTCAACTGCAAAGGCCGCAGCATGAGCAGCACCAATGA
- the LOC106779983 gene encoding uncharacterized protein LOC106779983 isoform X2, protein MKSLLSERSFRAKNGSQDSERTVLIVPDNLPSDCPVDKPSTSKPSTSRSLSLNKILFASSSKATHSLPVTPTANSGAEIVQGRHPGCDSDLTKMEVNQHITRSVSVPVNIKAANLRRADSRRLVRVISARSLLSTGEGISTQNSSGSEIVVEDTSEDIPEEDAVCRICLVELAEGGNTLRMECSCKGELALAHQDCAIKWFSIKGNKTCDVCKQEVLNLPVTLLKISNPQTVSPQPMNAPRPQQIEVTSYRIWQDLSVLILVSMLAYFCFLEELLVSDMGTHALAISLPFSCVLGLLSSMIASTMVNGSYMWAYACFQFAIVILFAHVFYTILNVNAILSVLLSSFTGFGISISLNTLVTEYVRWRMRRLIQSSTTQQLRRDHAHQQQEHQRLHPQLQRPQHEQHQ, encoded by the exons ATGAAAAGTTTGCTCTCTGAGAGGAGCTTTAGGGCTAAGAATGGTTCACAAGATAGTGAAAGGACAGTTCTTATTGTTCCTGATAACTTACCATCAGATTGTCCTGTGGATAAGCCTTCAACATCTAAGCCTTCAACTTCAAGGTCCCTTTCTCTTAACAAGATTCTGTTTGCTTCATCAAGCAAAGCCACACATTCATTGCCAGTTACTCCAACTGCAAATTCAGGTGCAGAGATTGTACAAGGAAGACATCCAGGGTGTGATTCTGATTTAACT AAAATGGAAGTAAATCAGCACATTACTCGATCGGTTTCCGTTCCGGTTAATATCAAAGCCGCTAATTTAAGACGTGCAGATTCTAGAAGGTTGGTTCGTGTAATTTCGGCAAGATCACTTCTATCAACTGGCGAAGGCATCTCAACTCAGAATTCTTCCGGATCAGAGATTG TTGTTGAAGATACTTCTGAGGATATTCCAGAGGAAGACGCAGTTTGTAGGATTTGTTTGGTAGAGCTTGCAGAAGGAGGTAATACTCTTAGGATGGAATGCAGTTGTAAAGGTGAGCTTGCACTTGCTCACCAAGACTGTGCAATAAAGTGGTTTAGTATCAAAGGAAACAAAACCTGTGACGTCTGCAAGCAAGAAGTCCTTAACCTCCCCGTAACACTCTTGAAAATTTCTAATCCTCAAACTGTTTCTCCACAGCCAATGAATGCACCACGACCACAGCAGATAGAGGTGACTTCTTATAG GATATGGCAGGATTTATCAGTACTTATCTTGGTCAGCATGCTTGCatacttttgttttcttgaggaACTACTG GTTTCAGATATGGGCACTCATGCCCTTGCTATTTCATTGCCTTTCTCCTGTGTTTTGGGACTCCTTTCATCTATGATTGCTTCAACAATGG TGAACGGTAGTTACATGTGGGCCTATGCTTGCTTCCAGTTTGCAATTGTCATCCTGTTTGCTCATGTGTTTTACACAATA CTTAATGTTAATGCCATTCTCTCAGTTCTTCTCTCCTCATTCACTGGATTTGGGATTTCAATCAGCTTGAATACTCTGGTAACGGAATATGTTAGATGGAGAATGAGAAGATTGATTCAATCTTCTACAACACAGCAACTGCGTCGTGATCATGCACACCAGCAGCAAGAACATCAAAGATTGCATCCTCAACTGCAAAGGCCGCAGCATGAGCAGCACCAATGA